The genomic stretch AATGTCTGCCCCCAAGGGTCCATTGATCTTGTAAGAGAATTAGGGCCTGTAATAAAAACAAAAGAGCTCCTGGTGGATGATGACACCTGTGTCCAGTGCCAGGTCTGTGAGGAAAACTGTCCAGTTGATGCCATAAAACTTGATGGCGACCGGGTGGTTTTGGATCATGAAAAATGTATTTTATGTGAAGTTTGTTCTACAAAGTGCCCGGTAGGGGCTTTAAAACTGGAGATGGTTTAAGTGAAAGTTAATGAAATGATGGACAAGAATTTTATTGTAGTATCCCCTGAAGATGACCTGGTGGAAGTATCCATCTTAATGGAGAAAAAATTAAGATTCACCACACCTGTAGTAGATAGTCAGAAGAGGCTGGTTGGATGGATCACTTCCCTGGATGTTAACCGTGGTTTCAGGGAAGGTAAAAAAAAGGTTAAAGACGTGATGTACGCCAAAGAAGACATTGTCCATGTCCACGATGATGACCCTGCACGTTTAGCTGTCCTGGAAGCAGGGGAGTATAAAGTTTTTAATATACCGGTGATAAGTGATGATGATGTTGTTGTAGGAGTAGTACGGACTTTTGACATCGTGAAAACCCTTTCCAGCCTTTATGAGGTTAAAGTTTATAAGATTTTCAAAGCAATGGAAGAAGAACTTAAAGGTGTTACCTGGGATGAACTCATGGAAGCATCAGCCATTGTTACCCGCCGCAGGACCGGTAAACGAGTCACTGCTAATGATTACGAGAAAAGAATCAAGAATTCGACCTTTGGTGAAGCCATTTGGGCTACCGGCGGATTGGAAAAATTCTTTGTGGGCCTAATAGCCATCGGAGAACTGGTTATAGCCCGGAAAGTGGCCAAGGCACGGAAATAATTATCTTTTTTATTTCCATTCCCAATTCTTTTTCAAAAACTTTTTTTTCAAACTCTTCTTTAAAAATGACCACTGAACTCATTTTTCATGATAAATGAATATTTCATAGGTATAAAAATTATTTCAAAGATAATATGTATTCCAAGAATTAAATATGAGAAAGATGTGTGATATGAAACATCCATAATGAGATAATATATCTGACATAAACAAGATGTATAACACACTTGTGGACGGTTTAAAGTTAAAGGCAGGAAAAGTTAAAACTAACAAGCCACAATGTGAAGTAATGTGGCCAATATTTTTTTAGAACATATCCACTATATTTTTTAATTTTTAGGAGTTTTCAAAATGTTGGAGAAATTAATAATAGTCCGTTACGGGGAAATTGGGGTTAAAAGCCCCAAAGTCAGAGGAAGATTCGAACGAAAGCTCATAGAGAATATTAATACCCTTATTAAAGATAAAATTGACATTAAACAGGGCAGAATCTTCATTTATCCCCAGGATCTAAATAAAACGATGCAATCTCTACAGAAAATTGTGGGAATCGTTTCATATAGTCCAGCGGTAGTCACCCATACCGACAAGACTTCAATAAAAGAGTTAATTCAAACCTACATTAGAGAACGGGTGAACGAAGGATCTTTCTCATCAAATGATTCATTTGCAGTTAGATGTAGACGGGTGGGAAAACATGAGTTTTCCAGTCAGGAAATGGCTGCATACGCAGGTTCTGCGGTTTATGGAGTAACAGAATCCAAAGTTGATCTTTCAAATCCTGATTTCGAATTATTTGTAGAGGTGAGGGAAGATAAAACCTACATATTCCATGAAAAAATACAGGGACTGGGTGGATTACCCATAGGGACACAGGGAAGAGTTATATGTCTGGTTTCAAGTGGGATTGACTCACCAGTAGCTGCCTTTTTAATGATGAAAAGGGGATGCAGTGTGACCATGCTCAACTTCAACAACCATCCCTACACAACTGAATCCAATGAGAAAATCCTGAAAATGCACCAGAAACTGAAAGAATATTCAGCCGGAGCTAAACTTAACCTTTATCAGGTGGAATATGGTGAATACCTCCACCAGTGCATAGACAAAGCCCCGGAGAGAATGACCTGCGTACTCTGTAAGAATGGAATGTACAGGATAGCCGAGAAACTGGCTAAAAGAGAAAAATGTGTTGCTATTGTGGATGGAAATAGTTTAGGACAGGTAGCATCCCAGACTCTACCCAATATCGTAGCAACCCGTTATTCAACTTCAATGCCTATTTTAAGCCCTCTAATTGGACTGGATAAGGTGGAAATTGAAGATATTGCAAAGAAGATCGGGACCTACAACATATCCATACTACCAGATAGTGGTTGTTCTGCTGTTCCCCGTTATCCTGAAACCAATGCAGAATTACCCCAAGTCATGAAAGCCCTTGAAACCATTGATGCAGAGGATAAATTTAAAAAAGCTTTTTTTTCTGTGAAACTGCTTAAACAATAAACCAGAAAAGTTCATCTTTTTTTTATTATCCCTACTTTTTTTGACGGCTAATGGAATACATCGTCACTGGCTATCAATGGAGGAAAGGTTGAAACTAACAATAAATCAGGAAATATTAAATTATCTTACCAACCCATTATATGGATTGATTCTCAGTTTTAACGAGTATTTTATCCCCAATAGCTATCACCATGTTTTCAGGAACAATAATATCATTTTTAGAACTTCCAAGACTTTCTAAGAATCCTCCACCCCCAACTATGAATGCTTCCATGGTTTTGGTTTGGAAGTTTACTTCCACATCCCTTACTTTGCCAATTACAAGCGCATTAACATCCACAACTTCTTTCCCAATAATTTCTTCTTTTATTTTCATAACACTCATCCCCTCATAACCATATTTATGAACTGATTTTAAAATATTTTCTCTTGTATTGATTTTTGTGTTTGTATATTCCCCAGCTACTGCGAAAATTTTGTCAATACCATTCAAATCCTTTGATACATTTATAAATCTCTTTTCAAGTTCCTCTCCGAACTCATCTTTCGTAGAAAGTTCAAAATCACTTATTAGGTCATCACTTTCATCCAGGAATAGACCAGTTTCACTGGACTCATCAGTGCTCGCTATATGACTTCCATTTAATTTTTCATCTGTTCCTCTGATACTTTCACCACCACCTGAATCATTTTCACTGACTTTAGGTATTTTTTTTTTAATACCTCCATCTTCAACTATTACCGCAGTTCCAGTGGCAGTTACTATAGTTACACTACCTTGTAACCCACCCATAGAAACATAGTCAATTAAAACTTCTACCACTGCATTTGCTCCCATTGATTCTGCATTTTCAAGCATTCGAGATATAGCACCCTTTCTGGCCTCCCCCAAATTCATATCATCCAGTTGAACTGGTTCAATCATCTTTAGAATCTTTAATAACCGTTCTTCAGGTTCTTCTTCTTGTGTTATTGATTCTCCCACAACTAAACCAATATAACTCTTTATTTTTTCCCCGTTTACATTAGGAACAGATACCAAGGGTATGGTTAATTCATCCAGGAAAAAATCATCAATTTGCCTGTCAATCTGATTTGGTTCCGTTTCAAGAGGTTTTAGGATCATTTCAGTGGGAGTTCTCACCAATACCCTAATGATCTTGGTGAATATGCCCGGCACTACTACAAAGAGAATATGGTTGACGAATATGGGAAATGCAGCTTGAATTGTCAGTATTATGGCAATTATAGTAATTAAACTTAAAGTTACGGGTTCTTTGGGGAATATCCAGCCCGGTCCGAACCATCCATACCCATTGATTAAAAAAAACGTGAGCAGAGCGCTGATGGCACCGGTACTCTTACCATATTTTTTAATGGCTATGGTGGTTTCAACCACTCCTGCCAGTAACGGGGATACAATATACATGATATTGAATCCAAAAATTACCAAATTCCAGGCTATACAGATTATTGCTGAAAAGAAACCCAGTGCAGTTCCTAAGAAAATAGCCAACAACGCCCAGCGTTTTTCTATAAAGAAATTTTTATTGGAAATTGGCAAAGCAGGTCACCTTCAAAACTTTAGTTTTCATAAAAATCGATTATTCCTGGAATGAAACTGCAGTTCCCACCACTGTAACCATTATGGTGTTTCCCATGGTACCTCCCAAGTTATGATACGCCACACGAGTCCCAATGATTGCATTAGCACCTTTATCTTGAGCTTTTTCTTCCATACTTTTAAGTGCCAGGTTTCTTGCAGTGGTGAGTTCTTCTTCATATTTAGATGTTCTTCCACCTACCACATCTCTCACCCCGGAGAACAGGTCTTTATACAGATTTGCTCCCAAAAGAGCATCTCCAGTTACTAAACCATAATATTCATTGATTTTTTTCCCTTCAATGTTTGGTGACGTTAAAATCAACATTTTAAAACACCCCTCATCATTTTTTAAATTCAATTGTTTTTGATTTTTTATGACTTCTTTTCTTTAGTATCATCTTCTTCCGCTTCACTGGTCATGAGTAAGGCTAACCAGCGGGTTTCATCATAGTTTTCCAGATACTTTATTACAATCAAGGTCAATGGCACCCCTATTAAAAATCCAGTGGGCCCTAAAATCCAACCCCACACGAATAATGAAACAAATACCACAAAAACTGACATTTGAAGCCCTTTTCCAGTGAGTCTAGGGAAAATATAACTTTCGGCTACTGTATTAATAATAACAAAGAAGAGACCCATAGCAATAGCTCCCCATATCCCATATTTAGCCCAGGCTACTAAT from Methanobacterium sp. Maddingley MBC34 encodes the following:
- a CDS encoding hypothetical protein (PFAM: Domain of unknown function (DUF74)), whose product is MLILTSPNIEGKKINEYYGLVTGDALLGANLYKDLFSGVRDVVGGRTSKYEEELTTARNLALKSMEEKAQDKGANAIIGTRVAYHNLGGTMGNTIMVTVVGTAVSFQE
- a CDS encoding thiazole biosynthesis/tRNA modification protein ThiI (PFAM: Thiamine biosynthesis protein (ThiI); THUMP domain~TIGRFAM: thiazole biosynthesis/tRNA modification protein ThiI): MLEKLIIVRYGEIGVKSPKVRGRFERKLIENINTLIKDKIDIKQGRIFIYPQDLNKTMQSLQKIVGIVSYSPAVVTHTDKTSIKELIQTYIRERVNEGSFSSNDSFAVRCRRVGKHEFSSQEMAAYAGSAVYGVTESKVDLSNPDFELFVEVREDKTYIFHEKIQGLGGLPIGTQGRVICLVSSGIDSPVAAFLMMKRGCSVTMLNFNNHPYTTESNEKILKMHQKLKEYSAGAKLNLYQVEYGEYLHQCIDKAPERMTCVLCKNGMYRIAEKLAKREKCVAIVDGNSLGQVASQTLPNIVATRYSTSMPILSPLIGLDKVEIEDIAKKIGTYNISILPDSGCSAVPRYPETNAELPQVMKALETIDAEDKFKKAFFSVKLLKQ
- a CDS encoding hypothetical protein (PFAM: Domain of unknown function (DUF74); PRC-barrel domain); this encodes MPISNKNFFIEKRWALLAIFLGTALGFFSAIICIAWNLVIFGFNIMYIVSPLLAGVVETTIAIKKYGKSTGAISALLTFFLINGYGWFGPGWIFPKEPVTLSLITIIAIILTIQAAFPIFVNHILFVVVPGIFTKIIRVLVRTPTEMILKPLETEPNQIDRQIDDFFLDELTIPLVSVPNVNGEKIKSYIGLVVGESITQEEEPEERLLKILKMIEPVQLDDMNLGEARKGAISRMLENAESMGANAVVEVLIDYVSMGGLQGSVTIVTATGTAVIVEDGGIKKKIPKVSENDSGGGESIRGTDEKLNGSHIASTDESSETGLFLDESDDLISDFELSTKDEFGEELEKRFINVSKDLNGIDKIFAVAGEYTNTKINTRENILKSVHKYGYEGMSVMKIKEEIIGKEVVDVNALVIGKVRDVEVNFQTKTMEAFIVGGGGFLESLGSSKNDIIVPENMVIAIGDKILVKTENQSI
- a CDS encoding putative transcriptional regulator, C-terminal CBS domain containing protein (PFAM: CBS domain) is translated as MKVNEMMDKNFIVVSPEDDLVEVSILMEKKLRFTTPVVDSQKRLVGWITSLDVNRGFREGKKKVKDVMYAKEDIVHVHDDDPARLAVLEAGEYKVFNIPVISDDDVVVGVVRTFDIVKTLSSLYEVKVYKIFKAMEEELKGVTWDELMEASAIVTRRRTGKRVTANDYEKRIKNSTFGEAIWATGGLEKFFVGLIAIGELVIARKVAKARK